The window ACCAGGTCGTCCTTCGGATCAAGCACAAGCAGGCCGTAGCCCTGTTCCATGACCGAGCGCGCCCACCAGTACAGAAAGGTGCTCTTGCCCACGCCCGTGGGACCGACCACGAGCACGTGCTTGAGGGCGTCGTGGGGCTTGATGCAGGCCCACTCTTTACCCGGATGCTCGGTCATGCGTCGCCGCTCTGCCCCAGGCGCAGGTCACGGCCGTGGGGCACGTCGCCGTAGCGGCCGCCCCAGCGCGTCCAGACCTGGGTTCCGACAAGAGTCTCGAGCTCGACCAGTGGCCGGCCGGTGAGCGCGTGCGCCTCGGCCAGGCTCACCACGAAGCTGGCGCCCGGCCACCAGTCCTGATCCAGGAAGCAGCGGTCGAAGCGCTCCTTGCGCCAGGGGCGGTGGGGCACGAGCCAGTTGAACGCGCCGCGGGTGGGCTCGAAACAAGCCAGCAGCAGGTCAAAGCGATCCTCGGCCTCCGCGCGGCTCGGTGCGTGCAGCCAGAGTTGGAGCTGCATGGTGAGCAGCGGGCTGTGCGCCTTTGTCTCGGCGGCCCGGGCCTGGGCCTGCATCTCATGGGTGGGCTCACGGCGCGTCGGGTGGTAGTCCTGGCCGGTCATGAGGAAGGCCAGCATCTCTCGCAGCGCGCTGCCGATCTCGCGCAACACGGTGCGTCCCAGCCCGCCGCCCGACAGTCGCTGCCCGGCGCGGAGTTGGGCGACGCAGCGCTGGGCCTCGCGAGCCCGGCGTTCGCCCGCCCGCGCGACGAGGAAGCGCACCGCCACGCGTTCGCCCGCCGTCTGATGGGCGAGGCCGCGGTCGAGCAGGACGACCGGGTCCTGGCTGAAGTCGTGGCGCAGCGGCAGCGCCCAATGCTGCTTGGGCACGAGGTAGGCGCGAATCGTGTGGGGAGTCGGGATGTCCCGGTTAGGCGGGGTCATGCATTCATCGGCGAGCCCGCCCCGCAGGGCGGCGCGTGCGGCGAACGTCGCCGCTCACGCGTCGGGACCGTCGCCGGGATTCGGTCCCGTGGCGCTCGGCATCTCGCCGCCACCACCACTCCAGCGCGTCCAGACCTGCCGCTCGCTGAGGGTCGCCAGCACCAGCCGCGGCAGGCCGGTGAGGACACACGCTTCATCAAGGCTCACCACCAGCGTCGCGCCCGGCCACGATCGTTCCCCGGCAAAGCAGCGGTCGAAGCGCCGCCGGCGCCACGGCTCGTGCCGGCGCAGCCAGTTCCGCCAACTCGCGCACGCGTCGAAGCCTTGCCGCAGCCGCATCATGCGGCCTTCGGCTAGATCCGGCGTCGCCGCCTGCACCCAGAGATGAATCTGCATGGTCAGCAGTTGGGCGCGGGCTTTCTCCTCCACCGCGGCTGCGTGCCGTCGCAGCCGCGACAGGGACGTGCGCTGGCGTACGCCCCACCAGAGGCTGCTGCCCAGGTGGCGGATGCGCCCGCCCAGAGTGTCCGGCGGCGCATGCCGCTCGGCCCGCAGGCGTTCGGCCTGGGCACGAAAGTCGCGCACGGTGGCCGCGTCCGCCGGCTCGATGATGAAGCGGACGGCCAAGCGCTCGTCGGCCACAAGGTCCGCGAAACCCTGATCGAGCAGGGCGTGGGGATCCCGGACTCTGGCATGGTCGAACGGCAGGGCGCAGCCATGCGCTGGCTTCAGATAGGCCCTAATTGCGTGGGGTCCCGGGGTTCCGCGGCGAAACTTCCTCATGCCCTGGACCCCAGCGCCACGCGGGCCAGTGGCTCGGCTTCACAGAGTCGAACTCGACAGATCCGCCATCCAGGTGCTGCAGGCCCTCGGCCTTGTCTACGGCTGGAGCGAACTGCACCGCCCGCGACATGCCGTGTGCCATTCATCGAGTGAACTCCTTGGCGGGTCGGTTCGCAACCGGTCGTTTGGGATGAACTCAGGCCGTCCACCGGTCGGCCTTCGTCTGTCACAGCCAACCGTAGGGAGGAACGGCGCCTGGCGGAATCCAGGTTTCCGTAATTCGTCCGAGCGAGCCGGTCGGCGCCGATTGGTGGCATCGGGTACCTCTGACTCCGGAACCCTCGGCCCGGCGCCCTCTCGGATCCAGAACAACAGGCGGGTCGAGGATCGGGAGCAAGATATGGCTGGTGCGAGGGTCACGGTGAGCCTGGGTTCCATGCATTACCACCCAACTCAAAGGCCGTGCCCGAATCTTTGGTGTCTGGAAGCGTGAAAGGCCTGCGAGGCGGCCTTTCGAACATCCCGCCTAGGTCCTACAGGCCCGCGCGCGTATCCCATTCGGCGACGACCTGTGACATGCCGCCGCTGCCAATCAGACCGGTCGTGGGATCGCCACCATCCCGGGTACCTTGCGCCGCCAAACCAGGTTGAGTGACTTGCACCGGCCGCGTTTTGCGTCGCAGGCGGCCAAGACGCCTAGCTCTACGGATGATCCAACGGATCTTGGTGGTTCCAGACAGCCTGCACCGTGGATTCTCCCATGTCGGGAATCGCGTGGTAGCTTTTGGCCCGACCGCCTGCCGGGATTGGCGGCGTGAGACGCGCCCCGCCAGCCGATCCACTGCCGCCAGCAACTGATGCGCTGCGGCCTAGCCAGGGGCAGGTTCGACGCCAGCAAAATGCCCAACTGATGCAGCCTGAGCAGCAACCGATCTTGCGGCAACTCGCAGTAGACCGTCACTGATAGCCGGAAGCTAAGAAAGACTGATCTACACGCCTCTGCACCGCCCACACATCGCCAGAGGAATCATTCCGCCAGACCGCAGGTCGTCCGTCACCTGCATTCGCCTTCGACCCCGTTGTCCGCATGGCTGAAATCTACTGGCTATTGCTCAATGCGAAACACCTTCAACACCTCGTCGCCCAGGTTATTGATCACCTTCACCGCGATGCGGCCGGACTCCGGCCGGGGGAAGGGCCGCGAAATGTCGCTACGCAGCGTCGCCCAGGCGTCGGCGTCGATCTCGGCCTTCAGCGTGGTCTTCAGCGCCTTGTAGGGATCGTTCGCGCCCAGGAAGTAGGCGTGGCGCACGAAAAAGCTCTCCGAGTCGTAATCGGTGTCGATGAACCAGCACGCGATGCCATCCGTGTCATCGCTGCGCACCTCGCCGGTGCTGGGATCGAACACGTCCACGCCGTTCACCTTCACTTGGACCTGACCGTTGGCGGCGTCCAGCACGTCGATGTCCGGCTCGCCGAAGATCACGAACAGGTTGCCCTGGCCGGTGTTCTTGAGCTCTCCCGCCATGTGCAGATCGGCGTTCATGCGGGCCTTGAGGACCGGGATGCGGCCCAGCTTGTCGAACTCGGTGGCGTGGGCCTCGTAGTTGAAGGCGCAGGCGATCAGCAGGTCGAAGCCCGCCTCGGCGGCTTCGAGCGCGGCTTCCACCAAGTCCTGGCGCTGCACCGTGCCGAACTCGGGGCCGATGAAGACTCCGGCGCGCCGTTGCGGACCCGACTCGTCGCCTTCCTGGTAGCGCCCCTCGGCGCACACGTGACGGCCGGGCCAGGGAATCAGCGAGTCGAACTCGATGCGGTCCTGCTTGTGCGCCTGCTGCACGCCGGCCGTGCGCAGTTGGTCCAGGATGATCGCGGCGAAGTCCTGCGGCTCGCCGTAGTGACCCGGCGTCTCGGCCACCCGGTCGATCAGCTCGCCGTGCTCGTCCACGCCCAGCATGCGGTGCGGCGATAGGCTCTCCACGGTGAACGGCCCGGCCACGCGCACCGTGCGCTTGTCCTCGTAGGGCTTGTCGAAGAGATACTCGAACTCGGCATGGGCGGCGATGGAGGCGTCGATCGCTTCCTGGCGGGCGATGCGGGCCTCCCAGAAGGCGGCCAGCGGCTCGCGGGCGGCCGCCGGCCAGTCTTCCGGCGCCTCATGCGGGACTTCCCACTCCAGCAGGCTGCTGGCCGGCGCGGACTCACCAGAGGGCAGCGTAACTTCCGTACCGCTGGGCGCACTTAAATCAATTGGCTCGCCTTCCCGTCCGCCGGTAGGTGACGTGTAGGGGGTCGGGTGTCCACGAAGCGTCTGGTTCAGGTCAGCCAGGGCGGCTTCCACAGCCGGCTGCAGCCGGTCCCAGATCACGTCGATCTCAGCGTTGTTGGCGATGTCCCTGAGCATGATGTGGGGCACACGCTCGCAGACAAAGCCCTGGCGAATGTCGCCGTGGGTTGCGCCTAGGGGCGCGCGATCGGAGGTCTGCACGATGTGCCGGCCGCTGATTTCGGCTTCCTTGCGGCGGCCGTCCGGGCTGTCGGAGAGCAGATACCAGGGATATCGTGCACCCATAATTCGGGTCCGCGCCAATGCCAACGCAACTCGCGACGTGTCGATGGTGATCCAGCGGCGCCCCCCCTGCTCGGCCACGTACGCCGTCGTACCCGAGCCACAGGTGGGATCTAGGACCAGATCGCCGGGGTCGGTGGTCATCAGGAGGCAGCGTTCCACCAGCTTTTGGGAGCTTTGAACTACATAAATCTTCTGTTCAGAGAATCCCGTGGCCAGGACATCGCTCCAGACATTAGCAATCGGATATACCGAGAAATCATCCAAGAATCTCCGATACATGAGTGAATTGCCGATAGGCTTGAGCCGATGGGCTCGCCCGAGGCGTGACAACCCCAGCAGGCTAGTCTTCCACCCTCCTCTAGCCACCCGGAACCGGTTCCCGTTAATTGATGGTTCAAACCTTGTAGTCGCGCCCCCGGACTGGCTAGCCAGATTGTCGGCGGCAAAGACGCGCCCATTGGGCTCACGGCCCCTAGCAATTCGCGAATCGCTGAGATCAGACATCAGTTGCCATACGTATTGGGAAGTTCCTACTTGACCGAGCTGTTTGGGTCTATTGAGCTGTCGATACTTCAGTGACTCCTTGCTTCTGGCATACCAAACTACGTAGTCAGCAACGCCGGCCAGATACCGAGACGTCTGGCTACTGGTCTTTAGGACGACGATATCTGCGACGTGATTGTCCTGTCCGAAGACCTCATCCATTAGCGCCCGCACGCGGTGGACGTTCTCATCGCCGATTTGCACGAACACCGAGCCGGGTTCGGCGAGGAGATCCCGCGCCGTGGTCAGCCGGTCGCGCAGATAGGTCAGGTAGGAGTGGATGCCGTTGCGCCAGGTGTCGCGGAAGGCCTTGACCTGCTCCGGTTCGCGGGTGATGTGGGCGGTATTGCCGTCGCGCACGTCCCGGCTGGTGGTGGACCACTGAAAGTTGGAGTTGAACTTGATGCCGTAGGGCGGGTCGATGTAGATGCACTGCACCTGGCCGCGCAATCCCTCGCGCTCCGCCAGCGAAGCCATCACCTGCAAGGAGTCTCCCAGGATCATGCGGTTCGACCAGTTGGCCTGGTGCTGGTAGAAGTCGGTGCGGTCGGCGCCCTCAGGCAGTCCGTTGAAATCGGCGAAGAAGTCGAGTTGCGCCCCTTCGCGCTGACCGATCTTTCGCAAGTCGTCGATCAGCGCCTTGGGCGAGACTTTCTCCTGGATGTAGAGGGGCGGCGCCTGTGTCACCAGGTCTGACCAGTCGGCTACGTCCTTGCCCCGCCAGACCAGCTGCGGGTCCAGGTCGGGGTTGCGGCGCTCGAACGCCGCCTCGATCGGATGCCGCTCGTCGTCCTTCAGCAGCGGCTGATGCTCGGCGCTGGGAATGTTCGGCCTCGCGGCCGCCTCGTGCGACAGCGACTCAACCTTGAGCGGTTGCCGCGTCCCGCGTCTACGCGCCATGCGCCGTCATTCCGCCTTCCACTTCATCGAGCAAGGCGCGCAGGCGGGGCAACATGGTGGGAATCGCGTCCTGAATGATGGTCCAAATGACGTCGTTATCTACGCCAAGGTATGCATGAATGATGCGGTTGCGGGTTCCTATGATCGCGCTCCAGGGTATCTCCGGATGCGCGTCGCGAACGGCTCTTGGGACATGCGTTGCCGCTTCTCCGATGAGCTCGATGTTGCGAAGGCTGGCGTCGTAGGTCAACTCGGCGGCGACGAACGCTGCCTGGTTCAAGCCGTTGGTATAGGACGTGACCTTTTCGCAGAATTCGATCATGTCCCGCACGTAGAAATCCCATCGGCGCGGTTCGGCATCGACGTCAGACATCGACGGCTTCCGCTTCGACATACGGGCGTAGCTCGCGGCGCAGCGCCTTATCCGTCACCAGGTCGACGGGGCGGCCCAGGAGATCCTCGATATAGAACTGCGTACCAAAATAGCGCCGCCAATCCGCCGGCCCATCGAAGCTGACCAGGATGTCGATATCGCTGTCGTCCTCGGCCTGATCGCGGACCGTGGAGCCAAAGAGCGCCAGTGAGGTGACGCCGAACTGCTCGACCAGCACGGGCTTATGCTCGCGCAGCAGCTCCAGCGTTTCCTCTTTGGTCATCTGCGCGCCCATGATCCATAGCCTAGCGGCTGGATTCCCTTGAGGCGCGCGGTGCGGATCCGAACCACGCCGCGGGCGGGCGGGCCGGCCATCTCGTGCGTCAGCGATTCGACCTTGAGCGGTTGCGGTCTCCTCGTCATCCAGTCCTAGCCTCTCTGAGCGCTCGAAGCAGGCGCGAGGCTTGCGCCGGTCCGCACAAGGACTTCATTCAAGCTCGCCGTGATCGCCTCGTCCAACTCGTCCCCGAGCGCGTAGACGTCTCTGAGCTCCAGAAAGTCCCACCGACCGAAACTCTCCAGGCTATTGACCCCCGGGATCCAGTCGGTGTCCATCGTCGCCTTCTTCTCCTTGGCGTCCTCCCCCCGGTAGCCCTTGATCTCGACGACCAGGCGCAGCAGGTCGGCTTCCCCGTGACCGTCGTCCACCAGCAGGATGAAGTCGGGGATGTAGCGGCGACTGGTCGATCCCATCTGGTAGGGAACTTCCAGACCAAGA of the Chloroflexota bacterium genome contains:
- a CDS encoding DUF86 domain-containing protein encodes the protein MSDVDAEPRRWDFYVRDMIEFCEKVTSYTNGLNQAAFVAAELTYDASLRNIELIGEAATHVPRAVRDAHPEIPWSAIIGTRNRIIHAYLGVDNDVIWTIIQDAIPTMLPRLRALLDEVEGGMTAHGA
- a CDS encoding nucleotidyltransferase family protein; amino-acid sequence: MTKEETLELLREHKPVLVEQFGVTSLALFGSTVRDQAEDDSDIDILVSFDGPADWRRYFGTQFYIEDLLGRPVDLVTDKALRRELRPYVEAEAVDV
- a CDS encoding site-specific DNA-methyltransferase — its product is MARRRGTRQPLKVESLSHEAAARPNIPSAEHQPLLKDDERHPIEAAFERRNPDLDPQLVWRGKDVADWSDLVTQAPPLYIQEKVSPKALIDDLRKIGQREGAQLDFFADFNGLPEGADRTDFYQHQANWSNRMILGDSLQVMASLAEREGLRGQVQCIYIDPPYGIKFNSNFQWSTTSRDVRDGNTAHITREPEQVKAFRDTWRNGIHSYLTYLRDRLTTARDLLAEPGSVFVQIGDENVHRVRALMDEVFGQDNHVADIVVLKTSSQTSRYLAGVADYVVWYARSKESLKYRQLNRPKQLGQVGTSQYVWQLMSDLSDSRIARGREPNGRVFAADNLASQSGGATTRFEPSINGNRFRVARGGWKTSLLGLSRLGRAHRLKPIGNSLMYRRFLDDFSVYPIANVWSDVLATGFSEQKIYVVQSSQKLVERCLLMTTDPGDLVLDPTCGSGTTAYVAEQGGRRWITIDTSRVALALARTRIMGARYPWYLLSDSPDGRRKEAEISGRHIVQTSDRAPLGATHGDIRQGFVCERVPHIMLRDIANNAEIDVIWDRLQPAVEAALADLNQTLRGHPTPYTSPTGGREGEPIDLSAPSGTEVTLPSGESAPASSLLEWEVPHEAPEDWPAAAREPLAAFWEARIARQEAIDASIAAHAEFEYLFDKPYEDKRTVRVAGPFTVESLSPHRMLGVDEHGELIDRVAETPGHYGEPQDFAAIILDQLRTAGVQQAHKQDRIEFDSLIPWPGRHVCAEGRYQEGDESGPQRRAGVFIGPEFGTVQRQDLVEAALEAAEAGFDLLIACAFNYEAHATEFDKLGRIPVLKARMNADLHMAGELKNTGQGNLFVIFGEPDIDVLDAANGQVQVKVNGVDVFDPSTGEVRSDDTDGIACWFIDTDYDSESFFVRHAYFLGANDPYKALKTTLKAEIDADAWATLRSDISRPFPRPESGRIAVKVINNLGDEVLKVFRIEQ